The following proteins are co-located in the Deinococcus metallilatus genome:
- the scpB gene encoding SMC-Scp complex subunit ScpB, protein MTPDPQALIGAALLAAGRPVTRREVADLLGLPEEAAARALEAFAGTLRDAGLGFEVEAVAGGYRLVVPPALSSHLAPLLAPPPLPPLSAAALEVLAVIAYRQPVTRAEIEAMRGGSAGTVVTLQERELVKVVGRSDAVGQPLLYGTTERFLLEFGLTGLDDLPPLEGADFSHLLRG, encoded by the coding sequence GTGACCCCTGACCCGCAAGCCCTGATCGGCGCGGCCTTGCTGGCCGCCGGGCGGCCCGTCACCCGGCGCGAGGTCGCGGACCTGCTCGGTCTGCCGGAGGAAGCGGCGGCGCGGGCGCTTGAGGCCTTCGCGGGGACGCTGCGGGACGCGGGGCTGGGGTTCGAGGTGGAGGCTGTCGCGGGTGGTTACCGGCTGGTCGTGCCGCCTGCCCTCTCTTCCCACCTCGCGCCGCTGCTCGCGCCGCCCCCCCTGCCCCCGCTGAGCGCCGCCGCGCTGGAGGTGCTGGCCGTGATCGCCTACCGCCAGCCCGTCACGCGGGCCGAGATCGAGGCGATGCGCGGCGGGAGCGCGGGCACGGTCGTGACCTTGCAGGAACGGGAACTGGTGAAGGTGGTGGGCCGCAGCGACGCGGTGGGGCAACCCCTCCTGTACGGCACCACCGAGCGTTTTCTGCTGGAATTCGGTCTGACCGGCCTGGACGATCTTCCCCCGCTGGAAGGCGCCGACTTCTCGCACCTGCTGCGCGGCTGA
- a CDS encoding carbohydrate ABC transporter permease, whose protein sequence is MTTTVPTSAVQPAPVPRRAGLGRVGLYVLLVIAALFFLLPIYLLIATALKTPDAINLATTWQWPRLLNWDSFVQAWGKIGGNVGNSLFLAVVSTILAALLGSLNGYALSKWQFRGANTLFALMLFGMFIPYQAVLIPLFQFVKSLGLYGSIWGLILAHVVYGLPITTLIFRNYYAEVPDALVEAATIDGAGFWSIYRQVILPLSVPAFVVVVIWEFTQVWNEFLFAATLTNTSSQPVTYALSQLAGGQAVSWNLPMAGAILAALPTLLVYILLGRYFVRGLLAGSVKG, encoded by the coding sequence ATGACCACCACCGTTCCTACCTCGGCCGTCCAGCCTGCGCCGGTGCCTCGGCGGGCCGGGCTGGGCCGGGTCGGCCTGTATGTCCTGCTGGTGATCGCCGCGCTGTTTTTCCTGCTGCCGATCTACCTGCTGATCGCCACCGCCCTCAAGACGCCGGACGCGATCAACCTGGCGACCACCTGGCAGTGGCCGCGCCTGCTGAACTGGGACAGTTTCGTGCAGGCGTGGGGCAAGATCGGCGGGAATGTCGGCAACAGCCTGTTCCTGGCGGTGGTGTCCACCATCCTGGCGGCGCTGCTGGGGTCGCTGAACGGTTACGCGCTCTCCAAGTGGCAGTTCCGGGGCGCGAATACGCTCTTCGCGCTGATGCTGTTCGGCATGTTCATCCCGTACCAGGCGGTGCTGATTCCGCTGTTCCAGTTCGTGAAGTCGCTGGGGCTATACGGGAGCATCTGGGGCCTGATCCTGGCGCACGTCGTCTACGGCCTGCCGATCACCACCCTGATCTTCCGCAACTACTACGCCGAGGTGCCCGACGCGCTGGTCGAGGCCGCCACCATCGACGGGGCCGGTTTCTGGAGCATCTACCGCCAGGTGATCCTGCCGCTGAGCGTGCCCGCCTTCGTGGTCGTGGTGATCTGGGAATTCACGCAGGTCTGGAACGAGTTCCTGTTCGCGGCGACCCTCACGAACACCTCTTCGCAGCCGGTCACCTACGCGCTCTCGCAACTCGCGGGCGGGCAGGCGGTGAGCTGGAACCTGCCCATGGCAGGCGCCATTCTCGCGGCGCTGCCGACCCTGCTGGTGTACATCCTGCTGGGCCGCTACTTCGTGCGCGGCCTGCTGGCCGGGAGCGTCAAGGGGTAG
- a CDS encoding type II secretion system F family protein yields the protein MPVYEYRVRDRSGKVLKSQMEAETAGQVRDALRAKNLLIVEIKPPKTGLNADVKIPGLSDRPPGLKQVAVFSKQLATLINAGVPLVQSLAILQRQLENKTFQNIVKSIRSDVESGTPLSEALVKHPKVFNRLYINLVRAGETSGTLDSILERIAAFQEKELSLRGKIKSALTYPVVVLVFAIGITYFLLTTIVPQFAGILTQLNAPLPLITRLLMAVSDFLKHSGLLIFVFIAALVFAYRWYYKTPKGRHVIDDVKLRLPVFGNLLQKSAISSFARTFGLLISSGVNIIESLEITKGTAGNAIVEDTIENAKNVVMVGDPMSASLATSKVFPPMVVSMVAIGEETGSLDTMLGKVGDFYDREVDEAVASLTAAIEPLMIVFLGGIVGTIVAGMFLPMFSIIGQLSK from the coding sequence ATGCCGGTCTATGAATACCGCGTCCGGGACCGTTCCGGAAAGGTCCTGAAGTCCCAGATGGAGGCGGAGACCGCTGGCCAGGTCCGCGACGCCCTGCGCGCCAAAAACCTGCTGATCGTCGAGATCAAGCCTCCCAAGACTGGTCTGAACGCCGACGTGAAGATTCCTGGCCTGAGCGACCGCCCCCCCGGTCTGAAGCAGGTGGCGGTCTTCAGCAAACAGCTCGCCACGCTGATCAACGCGGGCGTGCCGCTGGTGCAGTCGCTGGCGATCCTGCAACGCCAACTGGAGAACAAGACTTTCCAGAACATCGTCAAGAGCATCCGCAGCGACGTGGAGAGCGGCACGCCGCTGAGCGAAGCGCTGGTCAAGCACCCCAAGGTCTTCAACCGGCTGTACATCAACCTGGTCCGGGCGGGCGAGACGAGTGGCACGCTCGACAGCATTCTGGAACGCATCGCCGCCTTTCAGGAAAAGGAACTCAGCCTGCGCGGCAAGATCAAGAGCGCGCTGACCTACCCGGTGGTGGTGCTGGTCTTCGCCATCGGGATCACGTACTTCCTGCTGACCACCATCGTGCCGCAGTTCGCCGGGATTCTGACGCAACTGAACGCGCCGCTGCCCCTGATCACCCGCCTCCTGATGGCCGTTTCGGATTTCCTGAAGCATTCCGGGCTGCTGATCTTCGTCTTCATCGCCGCGCTGGTCTTCGCCTACCGCTGGTACTACAAGACGCCGAAGGGGCGGCACGTGATCGACGATGTCAAACTGCGGCTGCCGGTGTTCGGGAATCTGCTTCAGAAAAGCGCGATCAGCTCGTTCGCGCGCACCTTCGGCCTGCTGATCAGCAGCGGCGTGAACATCATCGAAAGCCTGGAGATCACCAAGGGCACGGCGGGCAACGCCATTGTCGAAGACACCATCGAGAACGCCAAGAACGTGGTGATGGTCGGTGACCCGATGAGTGCGAGCCTCGCGACCAGCAAGGTCTTCCCGCCGATGGTGGTCAGCATGGTCGCCATCGGTGAGGAAACCGGCTCGCTCGACACCATGCTCGGCAAGGTCGGGGACTTCTACGACCGCGAGGTGGACGAGGCCGTCGCCAGTCTGACGGCCGCCATCGAGCCGCTGATGATCGTGTTCCTGGGCGGCATTGTGGGGACCATCGTGGCGGGCATGTTTTTGCCGATGTTCAGCATCATCGGGCAGCTCAGCAAGTAA
- a CDS encoding S41 family peptidase, whose amino-acid sequence MLADPAQYLNGALEIIRREALHAGRVDWAQVRHECQAMCAGAQTAEDTFPAIRHVLAVLRDGHSHLRRPDAGTVHRGIIGLYFTGGVIALVLPGSPAARAGLQPGDRILGIQGRPVGPGINEGLLPDATLTLEVERAGQRQTRTLTREDARVIPPEPRGRLVAPGIGLVTLPDCDLGGTLTGGGAYQDRVQDILLDLSARGAARWVVDLRLNLGGNMWPMLAGIGPLAGEGELGAFVKGEERWPWRYAGGEASLGGEVMSRTQSAVLPPLPDTAPVAVLTSPLTASSGEIITLSFLGRPGTRLLGEPTRGLTTSNSLYELPGGAALLITTALDADRTGRVFAGPIKPDVPVSTAWAEFQTGKDSVLNAALAWLAES is encoded by the coding sequence ATGCTGGCTGACCCTGCTCAGTACCTGAACGGCGCCCTGGAGATCATCCGGCGCGAAGCCCTTCACGCGGGCCGGGTGGACTGGGCGCAGGTCCGGCACGAATGTCAGGCGATGTGTGCCGGAGCGCAGACGGCAGAAGACACCTTCCCGGCCATCCGGCACGTGCTCGCCGTCCTGCGAGACGGGCACAGCCACCTGCGCCGCCCGGATGCGGGCACCGTTCACCGGGGGATCATCGGCCTGTACTTTACGGGCGGCGTGATCGCGCTCGTTCTGCCGGGAAGTCCCGCCGCCCGCGCGGGACTCCAGCCCGGTGACCGCATCCTCGGTATCCAGGGTCGCCCGGTCGGCCCCGGCATAAACGAAGGCCTCCTGCCAGACGCCACACTGACTCTTGAGGTGGAACGGGCGGGGCAGCGGCAAACACGGACCCTGACGCGGGAAGATGCCCGGGTGATTCCGCCGGAACCCCGGGGCCGTCTGGTGGCTCCCGGCATTGGCCTCGTCACCCTGCCCGACTGTGACCTGGGGGGAACTCTGACGGGTGGCGGTGCCTACCAGGACCGGGTGCAGGACATTCTTCTGGACCTCTCCGCCCGGGGTGCCGCGCGCTGGGTGGTGGACCTGCGCCTCAACCTGGGGGGCAACATGTGGCCGATGCTCGCTGGCATCGGTCCCCTGGCGGGCGAGGGCGAACTGGGCGCGTTCGTGAAGGGCGAGGAGCGCTGGCCCTGGCGGTATGCGGGGGGCGAGGCCAGCCTCGGCGGCGAAGTGATGAGCCGTACGCAAAGTGCCGTGCTGCCGCCTCTGCCGGACACCGCCCCCGTCGCCGTTCTGACTTCGCCCCTGACCGCCAGTAGCGGTGAGATCATCACGTTGTCGTTCCTGGGCCGCCCGGGAACCCGGCTGCTGGGAGAACCCACGCGCGGCCTCACCACCTCGAACAGTCTCTATGAGCTGCCCGGCGGCGCGGCCCTGCTGATCACCACCGCCCTGGATGCCGACCGGACTGGCCGGGTCTTCGCAGGCCCCATCAAACCGGATGTTCCGGTCAGTACTGCCTGGGCCGAATTCCAGACCGGGAAAGACTCCGTTCTGAACGCGGCTCTGGCGTGGCTCGCGGAAAGCTGA
- a CDS encoding L-threonylcarbamoyladenylate synthase, which produces MNKQPHITGEVAAAIARAAEWLAAGGVVGYPSETVWGLAACPDASERLYALKGREPGKPVQVSCLDAATARTLTRGGAAFDALSGLWPGPLTLVLPASPACPPDLAPGGWVGLRVPDHPVALALLRASGGLLATTSLNPSGQPAARTFAEAKAYGLTPLLLPDGGVPARGLASTVVRVDGDELEVLREGALPVYVLRERLHSFSRGGA; this is translated from the coding sequence ATGAACAAGCAGCCACACATCACGGGTGAGGTCGCGGCAGCCATCGCGCGGGCGGCGGAATGGCTGGCGGCAGGTGGCGTGGTCGGCTACCCCAGCGAGACGGTCTGGGGCCTGGCCGCGTGCCCAGACGCCAGCGAGCGGCTGTACGCCCTGAAGGGCCGCGAACCGGGTAAGCCCGTGCAGGTGTCGTGTCTGGACGCGGCGACCGCGCGCACGCTCACGCGGGGAGGCGCCGCCTTCGACGCGCTCTCCGGCTTGTGGCCCGGTCCCCTCACGCTGGTGCTGCCCGCCAGCCCGGCCTGTCCGCCCGACCTCGCGCCGGGGGGCTGGGTGGGCCTGCGTGTGCCGGACCATCCGGTCGCTCTGGCCCTGCTGCGCGCCTCCGGCGGCCTGCTCGCCACCACCAGCCTGAACCCCAGCGGCCAGCCTGCCGCCCGCACCTTCGCGGAAGCAAAAGCCTACGGCCTGACCCCGCTCCTGCTCCCCGACGGTGGCGTTCCGGCGCGCGGGCTGGCGAGTACCGTCGTGCGCGTGGACGGAGACGAGCTGGAGGTGCTGCGCGAGGGAGCCCTGCCCGTTTACGTGCTGCGGGAGCGGCTGCACTCTTTCTCACGCGGGGGCGCGTGA
- the gatA gene encoding Asp-tRNA(Asn)/Glu-tRNA(Gln) amidotransferase subunit GatA, with product MPDVPTATDLARAVQARETTPQALLDAARLRAEAARDLNALISLNDRAGEQAARVRARLDAGETLPLAGVPIVVKDNLNVTGTRTTCGSRILANYVSPYDATAVERLTAAGAVIVGKANMDEFAMGSSTESSAVEPTLNPWDPARVPGGSSGGSAVAVAANLTPVSLGSDTGGSVRQPAAFTGIYGLKPTYGRVSRYGLVAYASSLDQIGPFARTAADLALLMNVIAGHDPRDATSLDVPPAFRPGTPDDLRGLKVGVIREALGGNTPGVEAVLNATLDALRDAGASVTEVSVSTVQHAIAAYYLIATPEASSNLARYDGMVYGERVPAPDAVSSMTLTREEGFGREVKRRIMLGTYALSSGYYDAYYSKAMKVRRLIAQDFARAFGEVDVLVTPTSPFPAFRRGEKTQDPLAMYAADVDTVAVNLAGLPALSVPAGFETVDGVRLPVGIQFIAPALQDERLVALAGGLEGIGAVKVEPAPGYAG from the coding sequence ATGCCAGATGTGCCCACCGCGACCGACCTTGCCCGCGCTGTCCAGGCGCGCGAAACGACCCCACAGGCGCTGCTGGACGCCGCCCGCCTGCGTGCGGAGGCCGCCCGCGACCTGAATGCCCTGATCAGCCTGAACGACCGCGCGGGCGAACAGGCCGCGCGGGTGCGGGCCCGCCTGGACGCGGGCGAGACGCTGCCGCTGGCGGGCGTGCCCATCGTCGTGAAGGACAACCTCAACGTGACCGGTACCCGCACGACCTGCGGCAGCCGCATCCTGGCGAACTACGTCTCGCCCTACGACGCGACCGCCGTCGAGCGCCTGACCGCCGCCGGGGCGGTGATCGTCGGCAAGGCCAACATGGACGAGTTCGCGATGGGGTCCAGCACCGAGAGCAGCGCCGTCGAGCCCACCCTTAACCCCTGGGACCCGGCGCGTGTGCCCGGCGGCAGCAGCGGCGGGAGTGCCGTGGCGGTGGCGGCGAACCTCACCCCGGTCAGTCTCGGCAGCGACACGGGTGGCAGCGTGCGCCAGCCCGCCGCGTTCACGGGCATCTATGGCCTCAAGCCCACCTATGGGCGTGTCAGCCGTTATGGCCTGGTGGCCTACGCGAGCAGTCTGGACCAGATCGGCCCCTTTGCCCGCACGGCGGCCGACCTCGCCCTCCTGATGAACGTGATCGCCGGGCACGATCCCCGCGACGCGACCAGCCTGGACGTGCCCCCGGCGTTCCGGCCCGGTACCCCCGACGACCTGCGCGGCCTGAAGGTCGGCGTGATCCGCGAGGCGCTGGGTGGCAACACGCCGGGCGTGGAGGCGGTCCTGAACGCCACCCTGGACGCCCTGCGTGATGCCGGGGCCAGCGTGACCGAGGTGAGCGTGTCCACAGTTCAGCACGCCATTGCCGCCTACTACCTGATCGCCACGCCGGAAGCCAGCTCCAACCTCGCCCGCTATGACGGCATGGTCTACGGCGAGCGCGTGCCCGCCCCCGACGCCGTGAGCAGCATGACCCTCACCCGCGAGGAGGGCTTCGGGCGCGAGGTGAAGCGCCGGATCATGCTCGGCACCTATGCTCTGAGCAGCGGCTACTACGACGCCTATTACAGCAAGGCGATGAAGGTGCGCCGCCTGATCGCGCAGGACTTCGCGCGGGCCTTTGGGGAGGTGGACGTGCTGGTGACGCCCACCAGCCCCTTCCCGGCCTTCCGGCGCGGCGAGAAGACGCAAGACCCGCTCGCCATGTACGCCGCCGACGTGGATACCGTCGCCGTCAACCTGGCGGGACTCCCGGCGCTGAGTGTTCCCGCCGGGTTCGAGACGGTGGACGGGGTGCGGCTGCCGGTCGGTATTCAGTTCATCGCGCCCGCCCTACAGGATGAGCGGCTGGTGGCGCTGGCGGGAGGGCTGGAAGGGATCGGGGCGGTGAAGGTGGAGCCAGCGCCGGGGTATGCTGGCTGA